The following are encoded in a window of Lichenicola cladoniae genomic DNA:
- a CDS encoding tetratricopeptide repeat protein, which produces MTGRRFVRIVPGALAMAGILGLDGCAPVAPMRDTPSLGVVDTALANGAPEFALRIAQTMIAKNPSSEAAWVRQGDAYAAMGNPFEAKGSYHRALSLQPHSTGAEMGMGRLALRSNPTEAAEWFGKVVETHRDDPAALNDLGIAEDLLGQHAAAQVNYRKALNAQPDLSAAQVNLGLSLAVSGHAQEGAALIRPLAEGSAATPRSREDLATALLLSGQENAARAVLRRDVPENRLDDSIRALRALGTMQAVPGS; this is translated from the coding sequence ATGACGGGCCGACGCTTCGTCAGGATCGTGCCGGGAGCCTTGGCCATGGCCGGGATCCTGGGTCTGGATGGGTGTGCACCGGTGGCGCCGATGCGCGATACACCGTCGCTCGGGGTGGTCGACACCGCACTGGCCAATGGCGCCCCGGAATTCGCGCTGCGCATCGCCCAGACCATGATTGCTAAGAATCCCTCCAGTGAAGCTGCCTGGGTGCGGCAGGGAGATGCCTATGCCGCGATGGGCAACCCGTTCGAAGCGAAAGGCAGTTACCATCGGGCACTCAGCCTGCAGCCGCATTCGACCGGGGCGGAGATGGGCATGGGCCGACTCGCCTTGCGATCCAATCCGACCGAGGCGGCGGAGTGGTTCGGGAAGGTCGTGGAGACGCATCGCGACGATCCGGCAGCCCTGAACGATCTCGGGATCGCCGAGGACCTGCTCGGCCAGCACGCGGCCGCGCAGGTGAACTATCGCAAGGCGCTGAACGCGCAGCCGGATTTGAGCGCTGCCCAGGTCAATCTCGGGCTGTCCCTGGCAGTGTCCGGCCATGCACAGGAAGGTGCCGCGTTGATCCGGCCACTGGCAGAGGGATCGGCGGCGACACCGCGGTCCCGGGAGGACCTGGCCACCGCGCTCCTGCTTTCCGGTCAGGAAAATGCCGCTCGCGCCGTGCTACGCCGGGACGTACCGGAAAACCGGCTGGACGACAGCATCCGGGCACTGCGCGCATTGGGAACAATGCAGGCGGTTCCTGGCTCCTGA